A part of Acidobacteriota bacterium genomic DNA contains:
- a CDS encoding serine/threonine-protein phosphatase — protein sequence MAQVAGPSAGGRADAPSPYPGAVKLSYAARTDPGLRRSGNEDAVRVRADLDFCVVADGMGGHVAGEVAAALVVKELEHFVAATLIPGGGRPWPVDEDPSLGPEGNRLRAGLHLANRQLAQAIADDSTLEGMATTAVAFLAHGAQGAVAHVGDSRAYRRRGGRIERLTHDHSWVEDQVRAGRLTADQARRHHWRHVVTRALMGEEELDVEVAKVDLAAGDRLLLCSDGLPVVLSDSRINALLGADRQPDDIVTALIEAANAAGGPDNITVVVVDVNDR from the coding sequence ATTGCTCAAGTCGCTGGCCCGTCTGCAGGTGGCCGAGCGGATGCGCCGTCGCCGTACCCCGGTGCGGTGAAGCTCAGCTACGCCGCGCGCACCGACCCCGGTCTTCGGCGGTCGGGCAACGAGGACGCGGTACGCGTCCGTGCCGACCTCGACTTCTGCGTCGTCGCGGATGGGATGGGAGGCCACGTCGCGGGCGAGGTGGCGGCCGCCCTGGTGGTCAAGGAACTGGAACACTTCGTCGCCGCCACGCTCATCCCCGGCGGCGGCAGGCCCTGGCCGGTCGACGAGGATCCGTCGCTTGGCCCGGAGGGCAACCGCCTGCGCGCCGGGCTGCACCTCGCCAACCGGCAGTTGGCGCAGGCAATCGCCGACGACTCCACCCTCGAGGGGATGGCGACCACGGCCGTCGCGTTCCTGGCCCACGGTGCGCAGGGAGCGGTCGCTCACGTGGGCGACAGCCGCGCCTACCGGCGGCGCGGGGGCCGGATCGAGCGGCTGACGCATGACCATTCCTGGGTGGAGGATCAGGTCCGTGCCGGCCGCCTGACGGCCGACCAGGCGCGGCGCCACCACTGGCGCCACGTCGTCACGCGCGCCTTGATGGGCGAGGAAGAGCTCGACGTAGAGGTGGCGAAGGTCGACCTGGCGGCGGGCGACCGGCTGCTTCTCTGCTCGGACGGCCTGCCGGTGGTACTTTCGGACTCCCGGATCAACGCTCTGCTCGGCGCGGACCGGCAACCGGACGACATCGTGACCGCGTTGATAGAGGCCGCCAACGCGGCGGGCGGTCCGGACAACATCACCGTGGTCGTGGTGGATGTGAATGATCGATAG
- a CDS encoding ABC transporter permease, giving the protein MIDSLQRLVRHRTLIQTLVTRELKARYRGSILGFFWSFANPLLLLLVYTFVFSVVLVGFRPVDIEPYALFLFCGLLPWTWFSTALTDSSNALLVNGNLIKKVLFPAEVLPVVSVVANMVHFLLALPILVLGLAFFAVNLPSPIELLWFPAVLAVQFLLTLGLALILAALTVHFRDIRDLLANVLTLWFFATPIIYPMSMVAERGPQIGSLPPLGKVLMDMNPFAHLAISYQEILFYDGPFGHWKWLLALGAASLVLFVAGYALFDRMRDSFAEEL; this is encoded by the coding sequence ATGATCGATAGCCTGCAGCGGCTGGTTCGGCACCGGACGCTGATTCAGACTCTCGTCACGCGTGAACTGAAGGCACGTTACCGCGGCTCGATCCTCGGGTTCTTCTGGTCGTTCGCCAACCCCCTGCTGCTGCTGCTCGTCTACACGTTCGTCTTCTCGGTCGTGCTGGTCGGGTTCCGGCCGGTCGACATCGAGCCGTACGCGCTCTTCCTCTTCTGCGGCCTGCTTCCGTGGACGTGGTTCTCGACCGCGCTGACCGATTCTTCGAACGCGCTGCTGGTCAACGGCAACCTGATCAAGAAGGTGCTCTTTCCGGCGGAGGTACTGCCGGTCGTGTCGGTGGTCGCCAACATGGTGCACTTCCTGCTGGCGCTGCCGATCCTCGTACTCGGGCTGGCCTTCTTTGCGGTCAATCTCCCGAGCCCGATAGAACTCCTCTGGTTCCCGGCCGTTCTGGCGGTGCAGTTTCTCCTGACGCTCGGCCTCGCGTTGATCCTCGCCGCGCTGACCGTGCACTTCCGGGACATCCGCGACCTGCTGGCGAACGTCCTCACCCTCTGGTTCTTCGCGACGCCGATCATCTACCCGATGTCGATGGTCGCGGAGCGCGGTCCGCAGATCGGCAGCCTGCCGCCCCTCGGCAAGGTGCTCATGGACATGAACCCGTTCGCGCACCTGGCGATCTCATACCAGGAGATCCTCTTCTACGACGGGCCGTTCGGGCACTGGAAGTGGCTGCTCGCGCTCGGCGCCGCGTCGCTGGTCCTGTTCGTGGCGGGCTATGCGCTGTTCGACCGCATGCGAGACTCGTTCGCGGAGGAGCTGTGA
- a CDS encoding ABC transporter ATP-binding protein — protein sequence MEVAARARRRVAGPVRGGLCAVRPHARLVRGGAVNNAIAIRDVTKLYRRYAHQRKFQTLKSALLSGSLASDLRPEEVVRAVDGVSLDVPRGATVGLIGRNGSGKSTLLKLIAGIARPTTGAIAVDGRISALIELGAGFHPEISGRENIFINGVMLGMSKREIARRFDEIVEFAELGDVIDSPVKTYSSGMYIRLGFAVAINVDPDILLVDEVLAVGDEAFGLKCIDKFAEFKRRGKTILLVTHGLSMVERFCDEAAWLDAGRLRDRGDSRRIVHAYRTDVAFGEEHVIAAMEQKVLETAGGLPDPEETADDGGPQDMFSAAEGRWGSGPVRIHRVTMERDGQEAHLFDSGDRMTIRLAYSTPEPVADFVFGISIFNTEGVCCYGTNTDIERFEALELSGDGEVMFTIDHLDLVAGTYKLDVAVHSVTGFQYDYHRLLYTFRVKSDVGDTGIYRPRHDWAFTPNVRFR from the coding sequence CTGGAAGTGGCTGCTCGCGCTCGGCGCCGCGTCGCTGGTCCTGTTCGTGGCGGGCTATGCGCTGTTCGACCGCATGCGAGACTCGTTCGCGGAGGAGCTGTGAATAACGCCATCGCGATTCGGGACGTCACGAAGCTCTATCGCCGCTACGCGCATCAGCGCAAGTTCCAGACGCTGAAGAGCGCGCTGTTGAGCGGCAGCCTGGCCAGCGACCTGCGTCCGGAGGAGGTGGTCCGCGCGGTGGATGGGGTTTCCCTCGACGTCCCGCGCGGGGCTACCGTCGGCCTGATCGGACGCAACGGGTCCGGCAAGAGCACGCTGCTCAAGCTGATCGCGGGCATCGCCCGGCCGACCACCGGCGCCATTGCGGTAGACGGTCGGATCTCCGCCCTCATCGAGCTGGGCGCCGGTTTTCACCCGGAGATCTCCGGCCGCGAGAACATCTTCATCAATGGCGTCATGCTCGGAATGTCGAAACGCGAGATCGCGCGGCGGTTCGACGAGATCGTGGAGTTCGCCGAGCTGGGCGACGTGATCGACTCGCCGGTCAAGACCTACTCGTCGGGGATGTACATCCGCCTCGGTTTCGCGGTCGCCATCAACGTGGATCCCGACATCCTGCTGGTGGACGAAGTGCTGGCGGTCGGCGACGAGGCGTTCGGCCTGAAGTGCATCGACAAGTTCGCCGAGTTCAAGCGCCGCGGCAAGACCATTCTGCTGGTCACGCACGGCCTCAGCATGGTCGAGCGGTTCTGTGACGAAGCCGCCTGGCTCGATGCCGGCCGCCTTCGCGACCGGGGTGACTCGCGCCGCATCGTCCACGCCTACCGGACGGACGTCGCGTTCGGCGAGGAGCACGTAATCGCCGCGATGGAGCAGAAAGTGCTGGAGACGGCCGGCGGTCTGCCAGACCCGGAGGAGACCGCCGATGACGGCGGCCCTCAGGACATGTTCAGCGCGGCGGAGGGACGCTGGGGCTCCGGCCCGGTCCGAATCCACCGGGTAACGATGGAGCGGGACGGGCAGGAGGCGCATCTGTTCGACAGCGGCGACCGGATGACCATCCGTCTCGCGTACAGCACCCCCGAACCGGTCGCCGACTTCGTCTTCGGCATCAGTATCTTCAACACGGAAGGGGTCTGCTGCTACGGCACCAATACCGACATCGAGCGGTTCGAGGCCCTCGAGCTGTCGGGAGACGGCGAGGTGATGTTCACGATCGACCATCTCGACCTGGTGGCGGGCACCTACAAGCTGGACGTCGCGGTGCACAGCGTGACCGGCTTCCAGTACGACTACCATCGCCTCCTCTACACGTTCCGCGTGAAGTCCGACGTGGGCGACACCGGGATCTACCGGCCCCGCCATGACTGGGCGTTCACGCCCAACGTCCGGTTCCGGTGA
- a CDS encoding metallophosphoesterase: MKIVHFADLHLDSAFAWAGADGQEARKRRRGLQQALDRIAGLTRDVAADALFCGGDLYEHQRVTPDTAQFLRSTFEELAPVPVYIAPGNHDWYGPQSLYANVAWSANVHIFRDARLQPVPLGDGVTLWGAAHCQPANTGNFFEGFTARGPGVHVALCHAAESSWLDAQEEGKALHAPFDEADIARAGVAHAFMGHYHQPKAAPRHTYPGNPDPLAFGEEGRRGPVVAAIGADGSVERDWHVVAVTETHDLALDVSGCTSQRAVLDRLAEIAAGRSGVARVTVVGEVSREVDLHAEDLRSTLLDRFDAVQVRTGSLRSGYDIEAVRTEQTVRGQFVRDVLEAELAADERRRVLTTGLRALEGRSDLEVL, from the coding sequence GTGAAGATCGTCCACTTCGCCGACCTGCATCTCGATTCCGCGTTCGCGTGGGCGGGCGCGGACGGCCAGGAAGCCCGCAAGCGCCGCCGGGGTTTGCAGCAGGCCCTGGACCGGATCGCCGGGCTGACCCGGGATGTCGCTGCCGACGCGCTCTTCTGCGGCGGCGATCTGTATGAGCACCAGCGGGTAACGCCGGACACGGCGCAGTTCCTCCGGAGTACGTTCGAGGAACTGGCGCCGGTGCCGGTGTACATCGCGCCTGGCAACCATGACTGGTACGGTCCGCAGAGTCTCTACGCCAACGTCGCGTGGAGCGCCAACGTTCACATCTTCCGTGACGCGCGGCTGCAGCCGGTTCCCCTCGGCGACGGCGTGACGCTCTGGGGCGCAGCCCACTGCCAGCCGGCGAACACCGGCAACTTCTTCGAAGGCTTCACGGCCCGCGGGCCGGGTGTCCATGTCGCCCTCTGCCACGCCGCGGAAAGCTCGTGGCTCGACGCGCAGGAGGAAGGCAAGGCGTTGCACGCGCCGTTCGACGAGGCGGACATCGCGCGAGCCGGCGTCGCGCACGCCTTCATGGGCCACTACCATCAGCCGAAGGCGGCCCCCCGCCACACCTATCCGGGCAATCCCGACCCGCTGGCGTTCGGCGAGGAGGGGCGGCGCGGCCCGGTGGTGGCGGCGATCGGGGCGGACGGGTCGGTGGAGCGCGACTGGCATGTGGTGGCGGTCACCGAGACACACGATCTCGCCCTCGATGTCTCCGGCTGCACCTCGCAGCGTGCGGTGCTCGATCGCCTTGCGGAGATTGCCGCGGGCCGTAGCGGCGTCGCCCGGGTCACGGTTGTCGGCGAGGTGAGCCGGGAGGTCGACCTGCACGCCGAGGATCTGCGTTCCACCCTGCTCGATAGGTTCGACGCGGTGCAGGTCCGGACCGGCAGCCTTCGGTCCGGTTACGACATCGAGGCGGTCCGGACCGAGCAGACCGTGCGGGGCCAGTTCGTCCGCGACGTGCTCGAGGCGGAGTTGGCGGCGGACGAACGGCGGCGTGTCCTGACGACCGGTCTCCGCGCTCTCGAAGGGCGGTCCGACCTGGAGGTGCTCTGA
- a CDS encoding AAA family ATPase: MRFDSVRAHPFGPFEDATLAPAPRMTVIYGPNEAGKSSWHAALYAGLCGLRRGKGAVRSEDRDFEDRHRPWDAAGGGWTVTAVVALADGRRIELRQDLASRNCSATDADLAGADYANEIVHDGSPDGSRFLGLNRNTFLGVACVRQADVLGVLDDPEALQEDLQRAAATAGADSTAARALELLEECFRERVGSPRATTKPLPVARRRLDEAREALDAARRQHDDYAERHARLERHVQEAALCEQRVSALRALIADVAAEDAERRAERAADLQSRFPGGAPRPTMEDDRLLNQVADALAGWRALPGATPPAGKTVEELEREAAEVAGRTRTEAASTSAAREPGASATAFLALGVVGMVLGIVLLLAELPLPGIATLAGGAGLVWWGLVKRRAALAVPDTAAMNTVIEGRLRLIRNQQEQRLAADRRYAAAMERHSRAAEALGAAALAAGVAAPDPEGQADGLVEWRRRRQERVAEQDRLGAQWDELQQVLAGREVGDLRGHAERLRDEANGLSATVDADVMAEVRRESPGADQLGRFEEDARAARAASDGFRGEMRQREADLPSVVGAEEDLEAAERDLAHLQQLGKTLKTTVDFLERAEERVHRDIAPVLKKTVLEWLPRVTGGRYDDCKVDPESLQVDVRGGGSRWRDASYLSRGTAEQVYLLLRLALARHLTAPGESCPMILDDVVAACDAGRKVAVLETLRAISRETQVVLFTHEDDVLTWAKEHLAEPEDRVVMLPPPLSKPAGEQPV; the protein is encoded by the coding sequence ATGCGGTTCGACTCGGTCCGCGCGCATCCCTTCGGCCCGTTCGAGGACGCCACGCTCGCGCCGGCGCCGCGGATGACCGTTATCTACGGTCCGAACGAAGCGGGTAAGTCGTCCTGGCACGCGGCGCTCTACGCCGGGCTGTGCGGCCTGCGCCGGGGCAAGGGGGCGGTCCGGTCGGAAGATCGGGACTTCGAGGATCGCCACCGGCCCTGGGACGCCGCTGGCGGCGGCTGGACGGTCACCGCGGTCGTCGCCCTCGCGGACGGGCGCCGGATCGAACTGCGGCAGGACCTCGCCAGCCGGAACTGCAGCGCGACGGACGCCGACCTCGCCGGGGCGGACTACGCGAACGAGATCGTGCACGACGGATCACCGGACGGCTCGCGTTTCCTCGGATTGAACCGCAACACGTTTCTCGGCGTCGCGTGCGTGCGGCAGGCGGACGTGCTCGGCGTGCTCGACGATCCCGAAGCGCTTCAGGAGGATCTCCAGCGCGCCGCCGCCACCGCGGGGGCCGATTCGACCGCCGCCCGCGCCCTGGAACTCCTTGAGGAGTGCTTCCGGGAGCGGGTCGGGTCGCCGCGCGCGACAACGAAACCGCTGCCCGTCGCGCGGAGACGCCTCGACGAAGCGCGGGAGGCGCTCGACGCGGCGCGTCGCCAGCACGATGACTACGCCGAGCGGCACGCGCGGCTGGAACGACACGTCCAGGAGGCCGCCTTGTGCGAGCAGCGGGTGTCGGCGCTTCGTGCACTGATCGCGGACGTGGCCGCCGAGGACGCGGAGCGTCGCGCCGAACGGGCGGCCGACCTGCAGTCCCGGTTTCCGGGCGGCGCCCCGCGCCCCACGATGGAGGACGATCGCCTCCTCAACCAGGTGGCGGATGCGCTTGCCGGGTGGCGGGCGCTCCCCGGCGCGACGCCGCCCGCGGGAAAGACGGTGGAGGAACTTGAACGTGAGGCGGCGGAAGTCGCCGGGCGGACCAGGACAGAAGCCGCGTCAACGTCGGCGGCGCGGGAACCGGGGGCTTCAGCGACGGCGTTCCTCGCGCTGGGCGTCGTCGGCATGGTGTTGGGGATCGTGCTGCTCCTCGCGGAGCTGCCGCTTCCCGGCATTGCCACACTCGCCGGCGGGGCGGGGCTTGTGTGGTGGGGTCTGGTGAAGCGGCGAGCGGCACTTGCCGTCCCGGACACCGCCGCGATGAACACGGTGATCGAGGGACGCCTCCGACTGATCCGGAACCAGCAGGAACAGCGCCTGGCGGCCGACCGGCGGTATGCGGCGGCGATGGAACGGCACTCGCGCGCGGCAGAGGCTCTCGGGGCCGCGGCCTTGGCGGCGGGCGTCGCGGCGCCGGACCCGGAGGGGCAGGCAGACGGCCTGGTCGAGTGGCGGCGGCGGCGGCAGGAACGTGTCGCCGAGCAGGATCGCCTGGGCGCGCAGTGGGACGAACTTCAGCAGGTGCTCGCGGGCCGCGAGGTCGGGGACCTGCGGGGGCACGCGGAGCGCTTGCGCGACGAGGCCAACGGGCTGTCGGCGACCGTCGATGCGGACGTGATGGCTGAAGTTCGGCGGGAGTCTCCCGGCGCGGACCAGCTCGGCCGCTTCGAGGAAGATGCTCGCGCCGCGCGCGCCGCCAGCGATGGGTTCCGGGGCGAGATGCGCCAGCGCGAGGCGGACCTTCCGAGCGTCGTCGGTGCCGAGGAGGATCTGGAGGCGGCCGAACGCGATCTGGCGCATCTGCAGCAACTGGGCAAGACGCTGAAGACGACGGTCGACTTCCTGGAGCGGGCCGAGGAACGGGTCCACCGTGACATCGCGCCGGTGCTCAAGAAGACGGTGCTGGAGTGGCTGCCGCGCGTAACTGGCGGGCGGTACGACGACTGCAAGGTCGACCCGGAATCACTCCAGGTGGACGTCCGCGGCGGGGGCAGCCGGTGGCGCGACGCATCGTATCTGTCGCGCGGCACGGCCGAGCAGGTCTACCTGCTGCTCCGCCTCGCGCTAGCCCGGCACCTGACCGCGCCCGGGGAGAGCTGCCCGATGATCCTCGATGATGTCGTCGCCGCGTGCGACGCCGGCCGCAAGGTGGCCGTGCTGGAAACGCTGCGGGCGATCAGCCGGGAGACGCAGGTGGTCCTTTTCACCCACGAGGATGACGTGCTGACTTGGGCGAAGGAGCATCTGGCCGAGCCGGAAGATCGCGTCGTCATGCTGCCGCCGCCCCTGTCGAAGCCGGCGGGGGAACAACCCGTTTAG
- a CDS encoding type II toxin-antitoxin system VapC family toxin: protein MSVVFDASAVLTIAFAEDGADVAIRDLEGALMSSVNASEVVAKFIDRGSSPEEARIAFLKFNMKVRPFDQQLAIAAGQMRAQTRTRGLSLGDRACLAFASREGARVVTADRSWKDVNLGVEITVIR from the coding sequence ATGAGCGTCGTTTTCGATGCCTCCGCAGTGCTGACGATTGCGTTCGCTGAAGACGGCGCCGACGTGGCCATCCGCGACCTGGAAGGCGCTCTGATGTCTTCGGTCAACGCCTCCGAGGTCGTGGCGAAGTTCATCGATCGGGGGTCGAGCCCCGAGGAGGCTCGCATCGCGTTCCTCAAGTTCAACATGAAGGTCCGGCCGTTCGATCAGCAACTCGCCATCGCGGCCGGTCAGATGCGCGCGCAGACGCGGACGCGCGGTCTTTCCCTCGGCGACCGTGCCTGCCTTGCTTTCGCAAGCCGCGAAGGCGCCCGCGTCGTCACGGCTGACCGATCGTGGAAGGACGTGAACTTGGGCGTTGAGATAACAGTGATCCGTTAG
- the mfd gene encoding transcription-repair coupling factor, with translation MAPDRNVSLTLRALFRQAADGAALGRGASTGGSISGLTPPAQAFAATVFAGGGSVVLVVPRDRDIESMTGDARFFLAALDGLTREEAARAVLPFPSPEVDPYRGIAPHLDVASSRARALVALARRDARVVVASAAALLPRLSPPPRLTQSVAELRVGGVCDPIELVDRLAGAGFMRADPVEAHGEYCGRGGVVDVFPAGEEYPIRAEFAGDSVESIRRFDPSTQRSVSTLDQVLVRPLIDQLDRDLDGVDTVDGDGEIAPAPDRSATFADYVHAADARFVVTSPEESMDHVRESVAQLRTARVGAAERGDPAPLPETLAVNDDEAIGWFDGAATIDPLDVEAGARHVACQPALGFRNHLHEWLDDVRRGRERGDRLLFVAETAGRAERIIELLAEHDLVGVQVEGAETTAPATVLVATGQLSRGFRLPGAHLQIYAESDLFDDEHLVRHQKKSAARSFLTGFRDLKAGDPVVHVDHGVGAFVGLRHLGTGPGRAAQEFVELRYAGDDKLFVPVEQLDLLEKYTGAANASLDKLGGTSWQKAKKRVRKSMRDMAQELLKLYAARKALPGHAFGPDTHWQREFEAAFEYELTPDQQSALADIKRDMEAPGTMDRLLCGDVGYGKTEVALRAAFKALMDGKQVALLTATTVLAFQHAETIRERFAAFPIRVAMLSRFVGRAEQKQTLSDLAAGKVDFVVGTHRLLSKDVRFRDFGLLVVDEEQRFGVAHKERIKQLRRRVDVLTLTATPIPRTLNMSLAGIRDLSVIETPPKDRLAIQTNVIRFDGDLIARAIRTELARGGQIYLVHNRVESIAAVANRVRRLVPEARLAVAHGQTDEATLERVMIDFVAHRYDILIATTIIENGIDIPNVNTIIINRAERYGLAQLYQLRGRVGRSDRRAYAYLVVPPKDQLSPVARKRLAAIREFSELGSGFRIAALDLEIRGAGNLLGAEQTGHIEAIGFDLYVKLLEQTVRELQGEKVAEERLARVHLGVDLRIDERYIPESDQRLAVYRKVAAATGEAALATALDEVADRYGPVHPTIDRLAAYGRTRIAADRIGVEAIDRDGSQLMIRFRGDAPLDAARMVEFVSSRPGIALSPSGLLRLDLEGELVSASEAGQPPTRAATAATRRDLALLARVNHLLDGLSALNLG, from the coding sequence ATGGCGCCGGATCGGAACGTGTCGCTGACGTTGCGCGCCCTGTTTCGGCAGGCGGCGGATGGCGCCGCCCTGGGGCGTGGTGCGTCCACCGGTGGGTCGATCTCCGGGCTGACGCCGCCGGCGCAGGCTTTCGCGGCGACGGTCTTTGCCGGCGGTGGATCGGTCGTGCTGGTCGTGCCGCGTGACCGGGACATCGAATCGATGACCGGCGACGCGCGGTTCTTCCTCGCGGCGCTGGACGGCCTTACGCGCGAGGAGGCGGCGCGGGCCGTGCTGCCGTTTCCCTCGCCCGAGGTCGACCCGTACCGCGGCATCGCCCCGCACCTCGACGTGGCCTCTTCCCGGGCGCGAGCTCTGGTGGCGCTTGCCAGGCGCGACGCGCGGGTCGTCGTGGCCTCGGCGGCCGCTCTCCTGCCGCGCCTCAGCCCGCCGCCACGGCTGACGCAATCGGTAGCGGAATTGCGCGTTGGCGGCGTCTGCGATCCGATCGAGCTGGTGGATCGGCTTGCCGGAGCAGGATTCATGCGCGCCGATCCGGTCGAGGCGCATGGCGAGTACTGCGGCCGGGGTGGCGTCGTGGACGTTTTTCCGGCGGGGGAGGAGTACCCCATCCGCGCGGAGTTCGCCGGCGACAGCGTCGAATCGATCCGTCGGTTCGATCCGTCGACGCAGCGGTCGGTCTCGACGCTCGACCAGGTGTTGGTCCGCCCTCTGATCGATCAGCTGGATCGGGATTTGGACGGAGTGGACACGGTGGACGGCGACGGCGAGATTGCGCCGGCGCCGGACCGGTCGGCGACGTTTGCCGACTACGTGCACGCGGCCGACGCGCGGTTCGTCGTGACCAGCCCGGAGGAATCCATGGATCACGTCCGCGAGAGCGTGGCGCAACTGCGCACCGCGCGGGTCGGAGCGGCGGAGAGAGGAGATCCGGCGCCGCTGCCCGAGACCCTTGCGGTGAACGACGACGAGGCCATCGGCTGGTTCGACGGCGCGGCAACGATCGATCCACTCGACGTCGAGGCCGGCGCACGTCACGTCGCCTGTCAGCCCGCCCTCGGCTTCCGGAACCATCTGCACGAGTGGCTGGACGACGTGCGGCGCGGCCGCGAGCGGGGGGACCGCCTGCTGTTCGTCGCCGAGACGGCGGGCCGGGCCGAGCGGATTATTGAGTTGCTGGCCGAGCATGACTTGGTAGGCGTCCAGGTGGAGGGGGCGGAGACGACCGCGCCGGCGACCGTTCTCGTCGCGACGGGGCAACTGTCGCGCGGGTTCCGGTTGCCCGGCGCCCACCTGCAGATCTACGCGGAGTCGGACCTGTTCGATGACGAGCACCTGGTCCGCCACCAGAAGAAGTCGGCTGCGCGCTCGTTTCTCACCGGTTTCCGCGACCTGAAGGCGGGGGACCCGGTCGTGCACGTCGACCACGGCGTCGGGGCGTTCGTCGGCCTCCGCCACCTCGGCACCGGGCCGGGCCGCGCGGCGCAGGAATTCGTCGAGTTGCGCTACGCCGGCGACGACAAGCTGTTCGTCCCGGTCGAGCAGTTGGACCTGCTGGAGAAGTACACCGGCGCCGCCAACGCATCGCTCGACAAGCTGGGAGGTACGAGCTGGCAGAAGGCGAAGAAGCGGGTCCGCAAGTCGATGCGCGACATGGCGCAGGAACTGCTCAAGCTGTACGCCGCGAGGAAGGCGCTTCCGGGTCATGCGTTCGGCCCGGATACGCACTGGCAGCGGGAGTTCGAGGCGGCGTTCGAGTACGAGTTGACGCCCGATCAGCAGTCAGCCCTCGCCGACATCAAGCGGGACATGGAGGCTCCCGGCACGATGGACCGGCTGCTGTGCGGCGACGTGGGCTACGGAAAGACCGAAGTGGCGCTCCGCGCGGCGTTCAAGGCGCTGATGGACGGCAAGCAGGTCGCCCTGCTCACCGCCACCACGGTGCTGGCGTTCCAGCACGCCGAGACGATCCGCGAGCGGTTCGCGGCGTTCCCCATCCGGGTTGCCATGCTCAGTCGGTTCGTCGGCCGGGCGGAGCAGAAGCAGACGCTGTCGGACCTGGCGGCGGGTAAGGTGGACTTCGTCGTGGGCACGCACCGGCTGTTGTCGAAGGACGTGCGGTTCCGCGACTTCGGCCTGCTTGTCGTCGACGAGGAGCAGCGGTTCGGGGTGGCGCACAAGGAGCGGATCAAGCAGTTGCGGCGCAGGGTCGACGTTCTGACGCTGACGGCGACGCCGATTCCGCGCACGCTGAACATGTCGCTGGCGGGCATCCGGGATCTGTCGGTGATCGAGACGCCGCCAAAGGACCGTCTGGCGATCCAGACGAACGTGATCCGGTTCGACGGCGACCTGATAGCGCGCGCCATCCGGACCGAGCTGGCGCGCGGCGGCCAGATCTACCTGGTGCACAACCGGGTCGAATCGATCGCCGCGGTAGCGAACCGCGTCCGCCGCCTGGTGCCCGAAGCGCGCCTGGCGGTCGCGCATGGCCAGACCGACGAGGCGACGCTCGAGCGGGTGATGATCGACTTCGTCGCGCACCGTTACGACATTCTGATCGCCACGACGATCATCGAGAACGGCATCGACATTCCGAACGTCAACACCATCATCATCAACCGTGCCGAACGGTACGGTCTCGCCCAGCTCTACCAGCTGCGCGGGCGCGTGGGCCGCTCCGACCGCCGGGCCTACGCCTACCTGGTGGTGCCGCCCAAGGATCAGCTCTCGCCGGTGGCGCGGAAGCGGCTCGCCGCCATCCGTGAGTTCAGCGAACTGGGCAGCGGCTTCCGGATCGCGGCGCTCGATCTCGAAATCCGCGGCGCCGGCAACCTGTTGGGGGCCGAGCAGACCGGCCACATCGAGGCGATCGGCTTCGACCTCTACGTGAAGCTTCTGGAGCAGACGGTTCGCGAACTACAGGGCGAAAAAGTGGCCGAGGAACGCCTGGCCCGCGTGCACCTGGGCGTCGACCTCCGGATCGACGAACGGTACATCCCGGAGTCGGATCAGCGTCTGGCCGTCTACCGGAAGGTGGCGGCAGCCACCGGCGAGGCGGCGCTGGCTACCGCGCTCGACGAGGTGGCCGACCGCTACGGGCCGGTTCATCCGACCATCGACCGGCTCGCCGCGTACGGCCGGACGCGTATCGCGGCGGATCGGATCGGCGTGGAGGCGATCGACCGAGACGGATCGCAGTTGATGATCCGATTCCGCGGGGATGCGCCGCTCGACGCGGCGCGAATGGTCGAGTTCGTCAGCTCGCGGCCTGGCATCGCCCTTTCGCCGAGCGGGTTGCTGCGACTCGACCTCGAGGGCGAACTGGTGTCCGCGTCCGAGGCCGGGCAGCCGCCGACACGGGCCGCCACGGCGGCGACGCGGCGTGACCTGGCCTTGCTCGCGCGGGTCAACCACTTGCTTGACGGCCTATCGGCGCTAAACTTGGGGTAG